A DNA window from Arachis duranensis cultivar V14167 chromosome 3, aradu.V14167.gnm2.J7QH, whole genome shotgun sequence contains the following coding sequences:
- the LOC107476590 gene encoding uncharacterized protein LOC107476590, giving the protein MSDPYERVKSGRLAFKGGTLATRTKGIDKKKKKKNKNKNPNEQDDNPAIDEQQQQQXXXXXXXXXXXFGYQPKTNFKSVEDALDDRVKKKADRYCK; this is encoded by the exons ATGTCTGATCCGTACGAGCGGGTGAAAAGTGGAAGATTGGCCTTCAAAGGAGGAACCCTAGCCACTCGCACCAAAGGCAtcgacaagaagaagaaaaagaagaacaagaacaagaacccTAACGAACAGGATGACAACCCAGCTATCGAcgagcagcagcagcagcag NNNNNNNNNNNNNNNNNNNNNNNNNNNNNNNAATTCGGTTACCAACCCAAAACTAACTTCAAGTCCGTTGAAGATGCTCTCGATGACCGCGTCAAGAAGAAGGCTGATCGTTACTGCAAATGA
- the LOC107476606 gene encoding auxin-induced protein 15A-like, translating to MGFRLPAIRRASSEVPKGYLAVYVGEKMKRFVIPVSYLNQPLFQELLNQAEEEFGYDHPMGGLTIPCSEDAFLDLKSRLALK from the coding sequence ATGGGATTCCGTTTACCAGCTATTAGAAGGGCATCATCAGAAGTTCCGAAAGGCTATCTCGCAGTCTATGTTGGAGAGAAAATGAAGCGGTTCGTGATTCCTGTATCATACTTGAATCAACCTTTGTTTCAAGAATTACTAAACCAAGCCGAAGAAGAATTCGGATATGATCATCCAATGGGTGGTCTCACTATTCCTTGTAGTGAAGATGCTTTCTTAGATCTCAAGTCTCGCTTAGCTTTGAAGTAG
- the LOC107476607 gene encoding auxin-induced protein 6B-like produces the protein MGFRIPSIRRAAKTISKGLEVPKGYLAVYVGDNMRRFVIPISYLNQPLFQELLSQVEEEYGYDHPMGGLTIPYKALAFSYIHRKMGFRFPVIRKASFSARQAASKSVEVPKGYLAVYVGENQKRFVIPISYLNQPAFQDLLSQAEEEFGYDHPMGGLTIPCSEHVFQLITSRLN, from the exons ATGGGTTTCCGCATTCCAAGTATTAGAAGGGCAGCAAAAACAATTTCCAAGGGTCTTGAAGTACCAAAAGGTTACCTTGCAGTCTATGTTGGAGACAACATGAGGCGATTCGTGATTCCGATATCATACTTGAACCAACctttatttcaagaattgttgaGTCAAGTTGAAGAAGAATATGGATATGATCATCCAATGGGTGGTCTTACAATCCCAT ATAA AGCTCTTGCTTTTTCTTACATACATAGAAAGATGGGTTTCCGTTTTCCTGTCATCCGAAAGGCATCATTCTCTGCTAGGCAAGCAGCTTCAAAATCTGTAGAAGTCCCAAAGGGGTATCTTGCAGTGTATGTCGGAGAGAACCAGAAGCGTTTTGTGATTCCCATTTCATATTTGAACCAACCTGCATTCCAAGACTTGTTGAGTCAAGCTGAGGAAGAGTTTGGATATGATCATCCCATGGGAGGTCTCACAATTCCCTGCAGTGAACATGTCTTCCAGTTAATCACATCTCGCTTGAATTGA
- the LOC107476611 gene encoding indole-3-acetic acid-induced protein ARG7-like → MAFRIPGIRKASLSASKGTNVPKGYLAVYVGDKMRRFVIPVCHLNQPSFQELLNQAEEEFGYDHPTGGLTIPCSEDEFLNLTSLTMAFRIPSIRKASLSASKGTNVPKGYLAVYVGDKMRRFVIPVCYLNQPSFQELLSQSEEEFGYDHPTGGLTIPCSEDAFLNLTCQLSGQ, encoded by the exons atGGCTTTCCGCATTCCAGGTATTAGAAAGGCATCACTTTCTGCATCAAAAGGGACTAATGTTCCAAAAGGCTATCTTGCAGTATATGTGGGAGATAAGATGAGGCGGTTTGTGATTCCTGTATGTCACTTGAACCAGCCTTCATTTCAAGAATTACTAAACCAAGCAGAAGAAGAATTCGGATATGATCATCCAACCGGTGGTCTCACAATTCCATGCAGTGAGGATGAGTTCTTAAATCTCACTTCTCT AACAATGGCTTTTCGCATTCCAAGTATTAGAAAGGCATCACTTTCTGCATCAAAAGGGACTAATGTTCCAAAAGGCTATCTTGCAGTCTATGTGGGAGATAAGATGAGGCGGTTTGTGATTCCTGTATGTTACTTGAACCAGCCTTCATTTCAGGAGTTACTAAGCCAATCAGAAGAAGAATTTGGTTATGATCACCCAACAGGCGGTCTCACAATCCCTTGCAGCGAGGATGCATTCCTGAACCTCACTTGTCAATTAAGTGGGCAGTAA
- the LOC110278941 gene encoding auxin-induced protein 15A-like encodes MGFRFAGIRRKLSFNSNQASSKALEVPKGYLAVYVGENMKRFVIPISYLNQASFQELLSQAEEEFGYDHPMGGLTIPCSEEAFLDLTSCFN; translated from the coding sequence ATGGGTTTTCGTTTTGCTGGTATCAGAAGAAAGCTATCATTTAATTCAAACCAAGCATCTTCAAAGGCTTTGGAAGTCCCAAAAGGCTATCTTGCTGTCTATGTTGGAGAGAACATGAAGCGGTTCGTGATTCCCATTTCGTATTTGAACCAGGCTTCATTTCAAGAATTACTAAGCCAAGCAGAAGAAGAATTTGGATATGATCATCCAATGGGTGGTCTCACTATTCCATGCAGTGAGGAAGCCTTCTTGGACCTCACTTCTTGCTTCAACTGA
- the LOC127745642 gene encoding auxin-induced protein X10A-like produces MGFRLPVIRRTSSFSASQAASKSVEVPKGHLAVYVGEKQKRFVIPVSYLNQPSIQDLLTQAEEEFGYDHPMGGLTIPCSEDVFQQITSHLN; encoded by the coding sequence ATGGGTTTCCGTTTACCTGTTATTCGAAGGACATCATCATTCTCAGCTAGCCAAGCAGCTTCAAAATCTGTGGAAGTCCCAAAGGGGCATCTAGCAGTGTATGTCGGAGAGAAACAGAAGCGGTTTGTGATCCCCGTTTCATACTTGAACCAACCTTCAATCCAAGACTTGTTGACCCAAGCTGAGGAAGAGTTTGGATATGATCATCCTATGGGAGGTCTAACAATTCCATGCAGTGAAGATGTCTTCCAACAAATCACTTCTCACTTGAATTGA